One window from the genome of Thermococcus siculi encodes:
- a CDS encoding MFS transporter, giving the protein MAHAKWGVLYIMSAALFIMFIDTTMMNVSISALVRDLNTTVGGVQGAITLYALVMAAFMITGAKLADIWGTKKVFFRGLVIYTVGTLMAAFAPNLAVLILGWSILEGIGASMMMPATVTYITKAYTGRDRAFAFGVWGGVGGAAAAFGPIIGGFFTTYITWRLGFFMEAFISAAIFAYMKILADYKPEKKIKLDVVGATLVGVGLFLLTLSVLIMDPLANPPVLLLMVLGLIVLAIFWKYEKKRKARGEDILIDVDIFKSKVFTAANLVSLFFQITLAGIMFTVPVFVQQYLHYNAIQTGFVIVPLSIMMFIFSMTGQRFVKYLTPKQVIQLGIILTFVGLYLVLRVLHPGVTGSDFALGLAFYGTGFGLIFSQITNLAMLGAKPEQQADASGIFNAQKQFGLSLGTAFVGAVLVLGVIHSITRQIYESGIFEGLPKDQIQEAVIQWIIKMQQGELQIPPEYHDAVLKIVNTSLVDTMKLAVVFMMGILIISALLSFLLPRGEKAKA; this is encoded by the coding sequence ATGAACGTTTCTATCAGCGCCCTCGTCAGGGATCTTAACACGACCGTCGGCGGTGTTCAGGGGGCTATAACCCTCTACGCCCTTGTCATGGCGGCTTTCATGATAACCGGCGCTAAGCTCGCTGACATCTGGGGGACTAAGAAGGTCTTCTTCCGAGGTCTTGTGATTTACACGGTTGGAACCCTAATGGCCGCCTTCGCCCCGAACCTGGCCGTTCTAATCCTCGGCTGGTCAATCCTCGAGGGGATAGGAGCTTCAATGATGATGCCCGCAACCGTAACTTACATCACCAAGGCCTACACCGGCAGGGACAGGGCCTTTGCCTTCGGCGTCTGGGGTGGCGTTGGTGGAGCTGCAGCAGCCTTTGGTCCGATCATCGGTGGTTTCTTCACGACCTACATAACCTGGCGTCTCGGCTTCTTCATGGAAGCCTTCATATCGGCGGCGATATTCGCCTACATGAAGATACTGGCGGACTACAAACCCGAGAAGAAAATTAAGCTCGACGTCGTTGGAGCAACCCTCGTTGGTGTGGGCTTATTCCTGCTCACGCTCTCGGTGCTCATAATGGATCCGCTCGCCAATCCGCCGGTCCTTCTCCTGATGGTGCTTGGCTTGATCGTGCTCGCGATCTTCTGGAAGTACGAGAAGAAGAGGAAGGCCAGGGGCGAGGACATTCTCATCGACGTTGACATATTCAAGTCCAAGGTCTTCACGGCGGCAAACCTGGTCAGCCTCTTCTTCCAGATAACCCTCGCGGGAATAATGTTCACGGTCCCGGTCTTCGTTCAGCAGTACCTCCACTACAACGCCATCCAGACGGGTTTTGTAATCGTCCCGCTCTCGATAATGATGTTCATCTTCTCGATGACCGGGCAGCGCTTCGTGAAGTACCTAACCCCCAAGCAGGTAATCCAGCTCGGTATAATCCTGACCTTTGTGGGCCTCTACCTCGTCCTCCGGGTTCTCCATCCGGGGGTCACGGGGAGTGACTTCGCCCTCGGACTGGCGTTCTACGGTACCGGCTTTGGGCTGATCTTCTCCCAGATAACCAACCTGGCGATGCTCGGCGCAAAACCCGAGCAGCAGGCCGACGCCTCCGGCATATTCAACGCCCAGAAGCAGTTCGGCCTCTCGCTGGGGACGGCTTTCGTCGGTGCCGTCCTCGTCCTCGGGGTAATCCACAGCATAACGAGGCAGATCTACGAGTCCGGAATCTTCGAGGGACTCCCCAAAGACCAGATACAGGAAGCGGTTATTCAGTGGATAATCAAAATGCAGCAGGGCGAGCTTCAGATTCCGCCGGAGTACCACGATGCCGTCCTCAAAATCGTGAACACATCGCTGGTGGACACCATGAAGCTCGCGGTAGTCTTCATGATGGGAATCCTCATCATCAGCGCCCTCCTCTCGTTCCTCCTGCCGAGGGGGGAGAAGGCAAAGGCTTAG
- a CDS encoding class I SAM-dependent methyltransferase, whose protein sequence is MLANEEKFERDVLSKIPLRNEPPLPSDWLRIEMLERFRVLRFAPIREGMNVLEIGCGAHAITTVPLAYLVGETGRVVAVDKARWRFFEEITSAAGLRHRIIPMKLDARELPFPFKMFDLAVLVHGVRSLRNEETIIKVISEMLRISERVFIAESMPVANNERQMAHLELYNLRQEIFEALFGEKDDLHYFPLEKLRKFVERAGGKIIESGAFEPALPHYLAYIPREYMGRIKDEKKRAELLRRWDAAYKKWKRGAEYPPVGWILAKPLPSPPSAGGTRGGR, encoded by the coding sequence ATGCTTGCCAACGAAGAGAAGTTTGAGAGAGACGTCCTTTCCAAAATTCCCCTCCGAAACGAGCCACCTTTACCTTCAGACTGGCTTCGTATTGAAATGCTCGAACGCTTCCGCGTCCTCAGGTTCGCGCCCATAAGAGAAGGGATGAACGTTCTCGAAATCGGCTGTGGCGCCCACGCAATAACCACCGTTCCACTCGCTTATCTCGTTGGTGAAACCGGCAGGGTTGTGGCCGTAGATAAAGCTCGCTGGCGCTTCTTCGAGGAGATAACGTCCGCCGCAGGATTAAGACACCGGATAATTCCGATGAAGCTCGACGCGAGGGAACTGCCCTTTCCATTTAAAATGTTTGATCTGGCCGTTCTCGTCCACGGCGTCAGAAGCCTGAGGAACGAAGAAACTATAATTAAGGTCATCTCCGAGATGCTCCGCATTTCCGAGAGGGTCTTCATAGCGGAGAGCATGCCAGTAGCCAACAACGAGCGTCAGATGGCCCATCTTGAGCTGTACAACCTGAGGCAGGAGATATTCGAGGCCCTCTTCGGCGAGAAGGATGACCTCCACTACTTCCCCTTGGAGAAGCTGAGGAAGTTCGTGGAGCGGGCCGGAGGAAAAATCATCGAGAGCGGGGCCTTTGAACCTGCATTGCCGCACTATCTTGCTTATATCCCGCGCGAATACATGGGGAGAATAAAAGACGAGAAAAAGCGCGCCGAACTCCTGAGGCGCTGGGACGCAGCATACAAAAAGTGGAAGAGGGGCGCCGAGTACCCGCCCGTTGGCTGGATCCTGGCTAAGCCTTTGCCTTCTCCCCCCTCGGCAGGAGGAACGAGAGGAGGGCGCTGA